A genomic window from Flavobacterium sp. I3-2 includes:
- a CDS encoding DUF1801 domain-containing protein: MAKNKTVFTDESVIEFIEKLENETKKSDSYQLIHLMSEITGQEPKMWGPSIIGFGQYHYKYASGHEGDAPVLGFSPRKAAISLYVFSGAEEHLPTVEKLGKFTMGKACIYVKKMSDIDLEVLNELMQQSIDFVSEKYERIS, from the coding sequence ATGGCAAAAAATAAAACGGTTTTTACAGATGAAAGCGTAATCGAATTTATCGAAAAATTAGAAAACGAAACTAAAAAATCAGATTCATATCAATTGATTCATTTAATGTCTGAAATCACAGGTCAAGAACCAAAAATGTGGGGACCATCGATTATTGGTTTCGGACAATATCATTATAAATATGCAAGCGGTCACGAAGGCGATGCGCCTGTTTTAGGTTTTTCGCCACGAAAAGCAGCTATTTCTTTATATGTTTTTTCGGGTGCCGAAGAACATCTACCAACGGTCGAAAAATTAGGAAAATTCACGATGGGAAAAGCTTGTATTTATGTCAAAAAAATGAGCGATATCGATCTAGAAGTTTTAAATGAATTGATGCAACAATCTATCGATTTTGTATCGGAAAAGTATGAACGAATTTCTTAA
- a CDS encoding DUF1801 domain-containing protein, with protein MSAFFTIDEYILQFDSDKQNVLNVVRDAICEAAPEATETINYNMPTFRFNGNLIHFAMYKNHLGIYPGPETIEAFAEKLTDYKTSKGAIQLPLDEEINVQLIQELVLYNLEKLKDKQVPDWKKHHNKWSDAIEIMEQIIAQTPLDKTFKWGGDVYVFDGKNVISYAGFKNHFALWFFQGVYLQDEAKVLIAASEGRTHAQRQWRFTDANQMDEVLILKYINEAIQLVKNGIEFKPVKAPPKVASGLFAEALSSNKNLNDAFYKLSISKQNEYIIYIDDAKQEKTKISRIEKITSMILEAKGLNDKYQKKK; from the coding sequence ATGAGTGCTTTTTTTACTATTGACGAATATATTTTGCAGTTCGATTCTGATAAACAAAATGTATTAAATGTGGTTCGTGACGCAATTTGTGAGGCTGCTCCCGAAGCAACAGAAACCATTAATTACAATATGCCAACGTTTCGTTTTAATGGAAATCTGATTCATTTTGCAATGTATAAAAACCATTTAGGAATTTATCCCGGACCCGAAACTATTGAAGCTTTTGCAGAAAAATTAACAGATTACAAAACTTCAAAAGGTGCCATTCAACTTCCTTTGGATGAAGAAATCAATGTGCAATTGATTCAGGAATTGGTTTTATACAATTTAGAAAAATTAAAAGATAAACAAGTTCCTGATTGGAAAAAACATCACAACAAATGGAGCGATGCCATTGAAATCATGGAACAAATCATTGCCCAAACACCATTAGATAAAACCTTTAAATGGGGTGGAGATGTGTATGTTTTTGACGGTAAAAATGTGATTTCGTATGCAGGTTTTAAAAATCATTTTGCGTTGTGGTTTTTTCAAGGCGTTTATTTGCAAGACGAGGCTAAAGTTTTAATCGCGGCTTCTGAAGGAAGAACGCATGCGCAACGTCAATGGCGATTTACGGATGCAAATCAAATGGATGAAGTTTTGATTTTGAAATACATAAATGAAGCCATTCAATTAGTTAAAAACGGAATCGAATTTAAACCAGTTAAAGCGCCACCAAAAGTAGCTTCAGGATTATTTGCAGAAGCACTTTCCAGCAATAAAAATTTGAATGATGCTTTTTATAAATTATCAATTAGTAAACAAAACGAATACATTATTTATATAGATGATGCCAAACAAGAAAAGACCAAAATTTCGCGTATCGAGAAAATAACGTCAATGATTTTGGAAGCTAAAGGTTTAAACGATAAATATCAGAAGAAAAAATAA